From Echinicola soli, a single genomic window includes:
- a CDS encoding sodium-translocating pyrophosphatase, translating to MEQIIYVVPFLGILGLIVMAVKSAWVNKQPTGDEKMVELAGYIARGAMAFLKAEWKVLFYFVVIAAIILAWSGTLVENSSPVIAASFVLGAFLSAFAGYIGMNIATKANVRTTQAAKSGLARALKVSFSGGTVMGLGVAGLAVLGMGSLFIVFYHIYVVSAGGDVNGLDMERALEVLAGFSLGAESIALFARVGGGIYTKAADVGADLVGKVEAGIPEDDVRNPATIADNVGDNVGDVAGMGADLFGSYVATILASMVLGREIVSDDQMGGIAPILLPLVIAGLGVVFSIIGTLFVKISKETDSVQAALNKGNWISILLTVAASYFVIDFMLPEGDLVMIRDNSPVFTKMGVFGAVLIGLVVGALMSIITEYYTAMGKRPVNSIIKQSSTGHATNIIGGLSIGMESTVLPILVLAAGIYGSFLSAGLYGVAIAAAGMMATTAMQLAIDAFGPIADNAGGIAEMSGCDKEVRERTDILDAVGNTTAATGKGFAIASAALTALALFAAYVGIAGIDSIDIYKADVLAGLFVGAMIPFIFSSLAIAAVGRAAMDMVNEVRRQFKEIPGIMEYKATPEYDKCVHISTSASIREMIAPGALALLVPIIVGFAFGPEVLGGVLAGVTVSGVLMGIFQNNAGGAWDNAKKSFEKGVEIDGKMEYKGSEAHKASVTGDTVGDPFKDTSGPSMNILIKLTSIVSLIIAPHIAEVAPNEMGEKNDDRKEIKMESVQEELVLLRQEVKAQEAEK from the coding sequence ATGGAACAGATTATTTATGTGGTCCCCTTCTTGGGGATTTTGGGGCTTATTGTGATGGCCGTAAAGTCAGCTTGGGTAAATAAACAACCTACTGGCGATGAAAAGATGGTGGAACTGGCAGGGTATATTGCCCGTGGAGCCATGGCATTTTTAAAAGCAGAATGGAAAGTACTTTTTTATTTTGTGGTCATTGCAGCGATCATTTTGGCTTGGTCGGGGACGCTGGTAGAAAACTCCAGTCCGGTAATTGCCGCTTCCTTTGTTTTAGGGGCATTTTTATCGGCCTTTGCCGGGTATATCGGAATGAACATTGCTACCAAGGCGAATGTCCGCACCACCCAAGCAGCCAAGTCAGGTTTGGCCAGAGCCCTGAAGGTTTCTTTTTCTGGAGGTACCGTGATGGGGTTGGGTGTAGCAGGATTGGCCGTGTTGGGCATGGGCTCGCTCTTCATTGTTTTTTACCATATCTATGTGGTGTCGGCCGGCGGTGATGTCAATGGGTTGGATATGGAACGCGCATTGGAGGTTTTGGCCGGCTTTTCATTGGGAGCCGAGTCCATTGCGTTATTTGCGCGAGTGGGAGGTGGTATTTATACCAAGGCCGCGGATGTAGGGGCTGACTTAGTGGGAAAGGTAGAAGCAGGCATTCCTGAAGACGACGTACGTAATCCCGCTACTATTGCCGATAACGTAGGGGACAATGTCGGAGATGTGGCCGGAATGGGAGCGGATTTGTTTGGGTCCTATGTGGCGACTATCCTGGCCTCCATGGTCTTGGGTAGAGAGATCGTTTCCGATGATCAGATGGGCGGAATTGCACCGATATTGCTGCCCTTGGTCATTGCTGGATTGGGAGTGGTTTTTTCGATCATCGGAACATTATTTGTAAAAATCTCAAAAGAAACCGACAGCGTTCAAGCGGCCCTGAACAAAGGCAATTGGATTTCTATCCTACTGACCGTGGCTGCGTCTTATTTTGTGATTGATTTTATGCTGCCTGAAGGGGACTTGGTCATGATTAGGGACAATTCACCTGTGTTTACCAAAATGGGCGTTTTTGGAGCCGTATTGATCGGTTTGGTGGTAGGGGCGCTGATGAGCATTATCACCGAGTATTATACTGCCATGGGCAAAAGGCCGGTGAATAGTATCATCAAACAATCCTCTACTGGTCATGCCACCAATATCATTGGAGGATTGTCTATAGGAATGGAATCGACAGTCCTGCCGATTTTGGTATTGGCAGCGGGGATCTATGGATCCTTTTTGAGTGCGGGGTTGTACGGCGTGGCGATAGCCGCTGCGGGGATGATGGCTACTACAGCGATGCAGCTGGCCATTGATGCTTTCGGTCCTATTGCGGACAATGCCGGTGGAATTGCTGAAATGTCCGGCTGTGACAAGGAGGTGAGAGAGCGGACAGATATTCTTGATGCGGTAGGGAATACCACGGCGGCCACAGGAAAGGGATTTGCGATAGCGTCTGCGGCACTTACGGCATTGGCTTTGTTTGCGGCCTATGTGGGGATTGCGGGCATAGACTCCATCGACATCTATAAGGCTGATGTCTTGGCAGGTCTGTTTGTCGGGGCGATGATTCCGTTTATCTTTTCTTCCCTGGCGATAGCAGCAGTGGGTCGTGCGGCCATGGATATGGTCAATGAGGTAAGAAGGCAGTTCAAAGAGATTCCGGGCATTATGGAATACAAGGCCACACCTGAGTATGATAAATGCGTCCATATATCCACTAGTGCCTCTATCAGGGAAATGATCGCTCCGGGGGCATTGGCGCTGTTGGTGCCTATTATTGTGGGATTTGCTTTTGGTCCTGAGGTATTGGGCGGAGTATTGGCGGGAGTGACCGTCTCTGGAGTCCTCATGGGAATTTTCCAGAACAACGCCGGTGGAGCCTGGGACAATGCCAAGAAGTCATTTGAGAAAGGAGTAGAGATCGATGGCAAAATGGAATATAAGGGCTCCGAAGCGCATAAAGCATCTGTAACAGGTGATACCGTCGGGGATCCTTTCAAGGATACTTCTGGGCCATCCATGAATATTTTGATCAAACTGACTTCCATTGTTTCGCTGATCATAGCTCCTCATATAGCGGAAGTAGCACCGAATGAAATGGGTGAAAAGAATGATGATCGCAAAGAAATCAAAATGGAAAGTGTACAAGAGGAATTGGTTTTGCTTCGGCAGGAGGTGAAGGCGCAAGAAGCCGAGAAGTGA
- a CDS encoding o-succinylbenzoate synthase: MNNKQANPTKVNAKWYRYTLDFKFDAGTSRGVLKTKDSYFLKVWQTDNPNKAGWGEAGPLPKLSPEDGLDLPSIWEALVLKLSQTEVQWEEKAILDLCEELVPDNYPSIRFALETALLDLFHGGKKLIMENGFYGGQEKIAINGLIWMGDAVFMRRQIEDKLSQGFSCIKMKIGAINFDEECRLLGYIRERFSAEDITLRVDANGAFPPGEAIQKLSRLAEFDLHSIEQPIKAGQYQEMQRLCATSPLPIALDEELIGVTGRDEKAALLDKIRPPFIILKPTLLGGIRATQAWIKLAEERNIAWWVTSALESNIGLNAIAQLTSSYQTTLPQGLGTGQLYHNNIESPLDIQEGKLVYQVGRKWGSIE, translated from the coding sequence ATGAACAATAAGCAGGCAAATCCCACCAAAGTAAACGCCAAATGGTACCGTTATACCCTGGATTTTAAATTTGATGCAGGTACTTCAAGAGGAGTATTAAAAACAAAAGACTCGTACTTCTTGAAAGTTTGGCAAACCGATAATCCCAATAAAGCAGGCTGGGGGGAAGCGGGGCCCCTGCCAAAACTCAGTCCCGAGGATGGGCTGGACCTTCCTTCGATATGGGAAGCATTGGTGCTCAAACTGTCCCAAACCGAGGTTCAGTGGGAGGAGAAGGCCATATTGGATTTGTGTGAGGAGTTGGTGCCGGACAATTATCCCAGTATACGTTTTGCTCTGGAAACTGCCTTGCTGGACCTGTTTCACGGAGGAAAAAAGCTGATTATGGAGAATGGCTTTTATGGGGGGCAAGAGAAGATTGCCATCAATGGCCTCATTTGGATGGGAGATGCAGTCTTTATGCGCAGGCAGATTGAGGATAAACTTTCGCAAGGGTTTTCATGCATAAAGATGAAGATAGGGGCGATAAATTTTGATGAAGAGTGCAGGTTGTTAGGCTATATTCGTGAGCGCTTTTCTGCTGAAGACATCACGTTGCGCGTAGATGCTAACGGAGCCTTTCCACCAGGTGAAGCCATCCAAAAATTATCCCGATTGGCTGAATTTGACCTGCACAGTATCGAGCAACCCATCAAGGCTGGACAGTATCAGGAAATGCAGCGGTTATGTGCCACCAGTCCCTTGCCCATTGCCTTGGACGAGGAATTGATAGGGGTGACCGGACGAGACGAAAAAGCAGCCTTGCTGGATAAGATAAGGCCGCCTTTCATCATCTTAAAGCCCACCTTGTTAGGAGGTATACGTGCTACCCAAGCATGGATCAAATTAGCAGAGGAGCGGAACATAGCTTGGTGGGTGACTTCTGCTTTAGAAAGCAATATTGGCCTCAATGCCATCGCTCAGCTTACTTCTTCTTACCAAACCACGTTGCCTCAGGGATTGGGTACCGGCCAGCTTTATCATAATAATATCGAATCCCCACTCGACATTCAAGAGGGAAAGTTGGTTTACCAGGTCGGTCGGAAGTGGGGAAGTATTGAATAG
- a CDS encoding S-adenosylmethionine:tRNA ribosyltransferase-isomerase — protein sequence MDTTSDIKLSDYQYELPEDRIAKFPLEKRDESKLLHFEDGNVDHHRFYNLPALLPSNTLMVFNNTKVIPARLIFQRASGAKIEIFLLQPIAPSTIINETMMHTGAVTWQAMIGNLKKWKDGEVLEGKVMANGNVLTINATLENREERLVKIDWKDDNLPFAAVVEAVGEVPLPPYLNRKATNEDKPRYQTVYSLKEGAVAAPTAGLHFTDETLRKLTDAGIKTDYLTLHVGAGTFQPIKEEIVTHHPMHSEQVVVTRENIRHFLAHDGNIVAVGTTSMRSLESIYWYGVKLLNGDSKAFQIQKLYPYQEGLIKASLQESFQAILDFMNTENLDEITGSTEIFIMPGYEFRVCNGLLTNFHQPASTLILLVAAFTKGTWQKIYHEALSHDYRFLSYGDSSLLWHHKKA from the coding sequence ATGGACACCACTTCTGACATCAAGCTCTCCGATTATCAATACGAACTTCCTGAAGACCGGATCGCCAAATTCCCCTTGGAGAAGCGCGACGAATCCAAATTGCTTCATTTTGAGGATGGAAACGTCGATCACCACAGGTTCTATAACCTTCCTGCGTTATTGCCTTCCAATACCCTAATGGTGTTCAACAACACCAAAGTCATCCCTGCACGCCTGATTTTTCAAAGGGCTTCAGGAGCCAAAATCGAAATTTTTCTCCTGCAGCCCATTGCGCCAAGCACTATCATAAACGAAACCATGATGCATACCGGTGCAGTCACCTGGCAGGCGATGATCGGCAATTTGAAGAAATGGAAAGATGGTGAAGTCCTCGAAGGAAAAGTAATGGCCAATGGCAATGTACTGACCATTAATGCTACCCTCGAAAACCGAGAAGAGCGGCTGGTAAAAATAGACTGGAAAGATGACAACCTTCCCTTTGCAGCCGTAGTGGAAGCCGTGGGAGAAGTTCCCCTGCCTCCATACCTAAACAGGAAAGCTACCAATGAAGACAAACCCCGCTACCAAACGGTATATTCCCTGAAAGAAGGTGCCGTGGCAGCGCCCACTGCCGGCTTACACTTCACTGATGAAACCCTAAGAAAACTAACGGATGCCGGTATCAAAACCGACTACCTTACCCTTCATGTAGGCGCGGGCACTTTCCAACCTATCAAAGAGGAAATAGTGACCCACCACCCCATGCACAGCGAACAGGTGGTGGTCACCAGGGAAAATATCAGGCATTTCCTGGCGCATGACGGTAATATAGTGGCCGTAGGCACTACTTCGATGCGCTCCTTGGAAAGTATCTATTGGTATGGTGTAAAACTACTAAACGGTGACAGCAAAGCATTCCAAATCCAAAAACTATATCCTTATCAAGAAGGTCTAATAAAAGCTTCTTTACAAGAGAGTTTTCAGGCAATATTAGATTTTATGAATACAGAAAACCTGGACGAAATCACTGGCAGCACCGAAATCTTTATCATGCCTGGCTATGAATTCAGGGTATGTAACGGACTCCTTACTAATTTTCACCAACCCGCCTCCACACTGATACTTCTCGTAGCAGCGTTTACCAAAGGCACTTGGCAAAAAATCTATCATGAAGCCTTATCACATGATTACAGGTTTCTGAGCTATGGAGATAGTAGTTTACTTTGGCACCATAAAAAGGCTTAA
- a CDS encoding amidohydrolase family protein: MKITAPFILMVFLAVGMVACQDKNSQKEAPTNTAKVIADVNIIDIRNGRITKGHVVVDSGRIKQILPVSEDEAEVIQEAELINGKGKYLVPGIAEMHAHLPSVIWNDPQMEETLFLYLSNGITTIRGMLGHHLHLELKEKVAKDEILGPRIYTSSPSLNGNTVTSTEQATEMVTSYQKDGFDFLKLHPGLRLHVFDQIVKTAKEVNIPFAGHVSTLVGIRHALESGYASIDHVDGFLEGLVPESAEVNPTENGFFGYNFTEKADTAMIPELVNLTNENHVWVVPTQSLFSRWFSPTPAEQLATNPEMKYMAPEVLENWINSKKNLTETDEYNAEQWEDFMAIRKMLIHQLQENGHGLLLGSDAPQVFNVPGFSIQHEMQAMVDAGLSPLEILQMGTINPAKYFQEEGNFGEITEGASADLILLDKNPLEDIANMRHPLGVMVKGIWISREQIDQKLKTIADKYGESKQ, encoded by the coding sequence ATGAAAATAACCGCCCCTTTCATCTTGATGGTTTTTTTAGCCGTTGGTATGGTTGCTTGCCAAGACAAAAATAGCCAGAAGGAAGCGCCTACAAACACTGCAAAGGTCATCGCCGATGTTAACATCATCGACATCCGCAATGGCCGTATCACCAAAGGCCACGTGGTCGTGGACTCGGGCAGAATCAAACAAATCCTGCCAGTTTCTGAGGATGAAGCCGAGGTGATCCAAGAAGCCGAACTGATCAACGGCAAGGGGAAATACCTTGTGCCGGGCATAGCAGAAATGCACGCCCACCTTCCTTCTGTCATCTGGAATGATCCCCAGATGGAAGAAACCCTTTTTTTATACCTCTCCAATGGCATCACCACCATTAGGGGAATGCTTGGACATCACCTGCACCTGGAACTGAAGGAAAAAGTGGCCAAAGATGAAATCCTTGGTCCAAGAATCTACACATCCAGCCCTTCGCTGAACGGCAATACCGTTACCAGCACTGAGCAGGCTACCGAAATGGTCACCTCCTACCAAAAGGACGGTTTTGACTTCCTCAAGCTTCATCCAGGCCTCCGGCTGCACGTCTTTGACCAAATTGTCAAAACAGCCAAAGAAGTAAACATCCCCTTTGCCGGGCATGTTTCTACTTTGGTCGGAATCAGACATGCACTGGAAAGTGGCTATGCCAGCATTGACCATGTGGATGGTTTTCTGGAAGGACTGGTACCGGAATCAGCAGAAGTAAACCCGACTGAAAATGGATTCTTCGGCTATAATTTCACGGAAAAGGCTGATACTGCCATGATCCCTGAATTGGTTAACCTCACCAATGAAAACCACGTATGGGTGGTGCCGACCCAGAGCTTGTTTTCCAGGTGGTTTTCTCCCACTCCTGCCGAACAACTGGCAACTAATCCTGAAATGAAATATATGGCTCCAGAAGTACTCGAAAACTGGATCAACAGTAAAAAGAACCTCACCGAGACAGACGAGTACAACGCCGAACAATGGGAAGATTTCATGGCCATCAGAAAGATGCTTATCCATCAACTTCAAGAAAATGGACATGGTCTACTGCTAGGCTCTGATGCTCCACAGGTATTTAATGTACCCGGTTTTTCTATCCAACATGAAATGCAGGCCATGGTGGATGCTGGCTTAAGTCCATTGGAAATCCTCCAAATGGGCACTATAAATCCAGCAAAGTATTTTCAAGAGGAAGGCAATTTTGGAGAAATCACCGAAGGTGCCAGTGCAGACCTGATCCTTTTGGACAAAAACCCACTGGAGGACATTGCAAACATGCGGCATCCACTTGGTGTTATGGTCAAGGGTATATGGATTAGCCGTGAACAGATCGACCAAAAACTAAAAACCATCGCCGACAAATACGGCGAATCAAAGCAATGA
- a CDS encoding NAD(P)H-quinone oxidoreductase: protein MKAIIITEAGGPEVMQIQERNIPKPAPHEVLINVSAAGINRPDVAQRKGLYPAPADAPSDIPGLEVSGTIAAIGEDVKTWELGDEVCALVSGGGYAAFVTAPAVQCLPIPEGVSLLEAAALPETFFTVWNNIFDIGQFEEGKTVLVHGGTSGIGVTAIQMVRALGGKVIVTAGSNEKCTFCHNLGANLTINYREQDFEEVIKSNPAFNKVDIILDMVGGDYTAKNIRLLKPQGKLIMINSMKGRMGEVDLLRIMANRLTITGSTLRPQSIGYKGNIAKKLQAHVWPFFPEKIKPIIHKIFPLEEAPQAHQLMESSEHIGKILLQIPIEV, encoded by the coding sequence ATGAAAGCAATTATAATCACTGAGGCAGGCGGACCGGAAGTCATGCAAATCCAAGAACGGAACATTCCAAAACCTGCCCCACACGAAGTACTGATCAACGTATCCGCAGCAGGCATTAATCGACCTGATGTGGCCCAGCGTAAAGGTCTATATCCTGCTCCAGCTGATGCACCCTCGGATATTCCGGGATTGGAAGTTTCCGGGACTATCGCTGCCATAGGGGAAGATGTAAAAACATGGGAGCTGGGAGATGAAGTCTGTGCATTGGTATCAGGAGGTGGATATGCAGCGTTCGTAACCGCCCCTGCCGTCCAATGCCTGCCAATTCCTGAAGGGGTTTCGCTATTGGAAGCGGCAGCCCTTCCGGAAACGTTCTTCACCGTTTGGAACAATATTTTTGACATTGGCCAGTTTGAAGAAGGCAAGACAGTACTGGTCCACGGCGGCACCAGTGGCATTGGCGTGACGGCCATCCAGATGGTAAGGGCACTTGGCGGTAAAGTCATCGTAACCGCTGGAAGCAATGAAAAATGCACCTTTTGCCATAATTTGGGAGCCAATTTGACCATAAACTACAGGGAGCAGGATTTTGAAGAAGTGATCAAATCCAATCCAGCATTTAACAAGGTAGACATCATACTGGACATGGTCGGCGGAGATTATACCGCAAAAAACATCCGCTTGCTAAAACCTCAAGGCAAGCTCATCATGATCAATTCCATGAAGGGCAGAATGGGTGAAGTGGATTTGCTAAGGATCATGGCCAATCGCCTTACCATTACCGGCTCGACCCTTCGGCCCCAGTCCATTGGGTATAAAGGAAATATCGCCAAAAAACTGCAAGCACATGTTTGGCCTTTCTTTCCTGAAAAGATCAAACCCATTATTCATAAAATATTTCCCCTGGAAGAGGCCCCACAAGCGCACCAACTCATGGAAAGCTCGGAACACATTGGCAAAATCCTACTTCAAATCCCTATAGAAGTATAA
- a CDS encoding LytR/AlgR family response regulator transcription factor, giving the protein MGEVIYHHGTVMNKKNSNLENHHSEHDELLIKDALFVRDKGCLRRVKFKNVLWLKGDGNYTTLVTKDKVYSLRNILKEFEAILPEEEFVRIHKSYLVRLDRITTISPKEVTIEQERVPVGRTYYQKLIHGINKLGAGA; this is encoded by the coding sequence ATGGGAGAAGTAATCTATCATCACGGGACTGTAATGAATAAAAAAAATTCAAACCTAGAGAACCACCACTCTGAACACGATGAACTGTTGATCAAGGACGCCTTGTTTGTCCGGGATAAGGGCTGTCTTCGGCGTGTGAAGTTCAAAAATGTACTATGGCTGAAAGGGGATGGAAATTATACCACTTTGGTAACAAAGGATAAGGTATATTCACTGCGAAATATCCTTAAGGAATTTGAAGCGATATTACCGGAAGAGGAATTTGTGAGGATTCATAAATCTTATTTGGTAAGACTCGACAGGATAACTACCATATCGCCCAAGGAAGTGACCATTGAGCAGGAACGGGTTCCTGTCGGTCGTACGTATTATCAGAAACTTATCCATGGGATAAATAAGCTGGGCGCCGGGGCTTAA
- a CDS encoding efflux RND transporter permease subunit codes for MISEIFIKRPVTAMVISIVILLVGAISIVNLPVTQYPDITPPVVSVSANYTGADAKTVEQTVATPIETQVNGTPGMAYISSTNTSTGQMNMNVTFDVGTDIDIATLDVQNRVSIAEPRLPEAVKRLGVTVRKRNPSIMMVISLYSPKGTHDTKFLSNYTNIFVKDALLRVPGVGDINAIGQDFSMRVWLKPDKLAQYNISTNEVTAAIQEQNLQVAAGTVGGMPQLSSQTFEYPITVNGKLERKEEFEDIIVRTDPSSGSLVYLKDVARIEFGEFDYGRFSTVNGEPAAILLVYQAPGSNAIDTAEGIYKALDEMKATFPADMDYVVPFESVSVVEVSIDEVLHTLVEALILVIVVVFLFLQSWRATLIPILAIPVSIIGTFIFFIPLGFTINTLTMFGFVLAIGIVVDDAIVVVEAAQHYIDSKRVSAKEATLLAMKDITAPVIAIALILAAVFIPVGFIPGIVGRMYQQFAITIAISVLISAFVALTLTPALCSLLLKPTEVKKDSGGINKFFYKFNTWFERVTSSYGNGVRKSIKATPLVLIILVCIYAGTVGLFQAKPTGFLPTEDEGRLFISLELPESSSTSRTRAIMDEMVGMITNTDGIRNVTGIGGLNAINFSFKSNSGTFFIQMDPWDERQDPSKQLFGLIGQLNQKFSAIKEANIIVVPPPAIPGLGQTGGFSFMLEQRSGGDIKEFEQVVGQFLGAANQRPEIAMAYSFFTAQTPGYHVTVDREKAKKLGVSISDVFSTMSTYMGSSYVNDFTRYGRNFRVVAQADTAYRMDIKDLDQYYVMNRQGKSVPLGAVVDYEVVENAPVINHYNLFRSTEINGNAAEGYSSGQALAALEEVAAEVLPAGYGYDFSGLSREELASGNTTILIFALAIILVSLLLAALYESWSVPFSVLLALPLGAFGAILALTFLPKLDNNVYAQIGLVTLIGLAAKNAILIVEFAKERVDAGMPLLAATIEAVKLRLRPIVMTSLAFILGVVPLALSNGAGAVARQTIGWTVIGGMLAATFLAIFVVPVLYVVITKIAYGSKKLKELEEQYQAES; via the coding sequence ATGATATCAGAAATTTTTATTAAACGCCCGGTGACGGCGATGGTGATCTCCATAGTGATTCTATTGGTAGGGGCTATCTCCATCGTCAACCTGCCGGTGACACAGTATCCAGATATTACGCCTCCAGTAGTATCTGTTTCTGCTAACTACACTGGTGCAGATGCCAAAACGGTGGAACAAACCGTGGCGACGCCCATCGAAACGCAAGTGAACGGTACTCCAGGTATGGCTTACATCAGCAGTACCAATACCAGTACCGGACAGATGAACATGAACGTCACTTTTGACGTGGGAACCGACATAGACATTGCCACCTTGGATGTGCAAAACCGTGTGAGTATTGCGGAGCCCCGACTTCCTGAAGCGGTAAAGCGCCTTGGTGTGACCGTGCGTAAGCGGAATCCAAGTATCATGATGGTGATCAGTTTATATTCACCGAAAGGTACCCACGATACCAAGTTCCTTTCCAATTACACCAACATCTTCGTGAAGGATGCCCTTTTGAGGGTGCCAGGGGTGGGGGACATCAATGCCATTGGACAGGATTTTAGTATGCGGGTATGGCTGAAGCCAGATAAGCTGGCCCAATATAATATTTCTACAAACGAGGTGACTGCCGCCATCCAGGAGCAAAACCTACAGGTGGCTGCTGGTACAGTAGGCGGGATGCCTCAGTTATCTTCCCAGACGTTTGAATATCCAATTACCGTTAACGGTAAGCTGGAACGAAAAGAAGAGTTTGAAGACATAATCGTAAGGACTGACCCTAGTTCAGGAAGCTTGGTTTACCTGAAAGATGTAGCAAGAATAGAGTTTGGTGAATTTGACTACGGTAGGTTCTCCACGGTAAATGGTGAGCCAGCAGCGATTTTGTTGGTTTATCAGGCACCGGGCAGTAATGCCATTGATACGGCAGAAGGGATTTATAAGGCTCTAGATGAAATGAAGGCCACATTCCCTGCTGATATGGATTACGTGGTTCCTTTTGAATCCGTATCGGTGGTGGAGGTGTCGATTGACGAAGTACTGCATACACTGGTGGAAGCATTGATCTTGGTGATCGTGGTGGTATTCCTCTTCCTTCAAAGCTGGAGAGCGACCTTGATTCCTATTTTGGCCATTCCGGTTTCGATCATTGGTACCTTTATCTTTTTTATACCGCTAGGGTTTACCATTAATACCCTAACCATGTTTGGCTTTGTGCTGGCCATTGGTATAGTGGTGGATGATGCGATTGTGGTGGTAGAGGCTGCCCAGCACTATATTGATTCCAAGCGGGTATCTGCGAAGGAAGCTACCTTGCTGGCCATGAAGGATATTACCGCTCCGGTAATTGCCATTGCCCTGATCTTGGCCGCGGTGTTTATCCCGGTAGGTTTTATCCCCGGAATAGTGGGGCGGATGTACCAGCAGTTTGCGATTACGATTGCGATTTCCGTATTGATTTCTGCCTTTGTGGCCTTGACGCTGACGCCAGCCCTGTGTAGCTTGTTGCTGAAGCCCACGGAGGTGAAAAAAGATTCCGGAGGAATCAATAAATTCTTCTACAAGTTTAATACTTGGTTTGAGCGAGTGACCAGTTCATATGGAAATGGTGTAAGGAAAAGTATAAAAGCCACTCCATTGGTGCTTATTATTCTCGTGTGTATTTATGCAGGTACGGTAGGACTCTTCCAAGCCAAACCGACCGGTTTCTTACCGACAGAAGATGAAGGAAGGTTGTTCATTTCTCTCGAACTTCCTGAAAGTTCTTCTACCAGCAGGACACGGGCCATCATGGACGAAATGGTAGGGATGATTACCAATACTGACGGTATTCGTAATGTGACAGGTATTGGAGGGTTAAATGCGATTAACTTCTCCTTTAAGTCAAACAGTGGTACGTTCTTTATCCAAATGGACCCATGGGATGAGCGTCAGGATCCTTCCAAACAGCTCTTTGGCTTGATCGGGCAGCTGAACCAAAAGTTTTCCGCGATCAAGGAAGCCAATATCATCGTCGTACCGCCCCCGGCCATTCCAGGCCTCGGACAGACAGGTGGATTTAGCTTTATGCTCGAGCAACGCTCCGGTGGAGATATCAAAGAGTTTGAACAAGTGGTAGGCCAGTTTTTGGGAGCCGCTAACCAGCGACCAGAAATTGCCATGGCCTACAGTTTCTTTACTGCACAGACTCCTGGCTACCACGTGACCGTAGACCGGGAAAAGGCCAAGAAACTTGGCGTGTCGATATCAGATGTGTTCTCGACCATGTCCACTTATATGGGGAGTTCATATGTCAATGACTTCACCCGATACGGTCGTAATTTCCGTGTAGTGGCCCAAGCAGATACCGCCTACAGGATGGATATTAAAGACTTGGATCAATATTATGTCATGAACAGACAAGGAAAGTCTGTTCCGCTGGGAGCTGTCGTGGACTATGAAGTAGTCGAAAATGCCCCAGTGATCAACCATTATAACCTGTTCAGGTCTACTGAAATCAATGGTAATGCGGCCGAAGGTTACAGTAGTGGGCAGGCACTGGCAGCATTGGAAGAAGTGGCTGCAGAGGTATTGCCGGCTGGGTATGGATATGACTTCTCAGGACTCAGCAGGGAAGAACTGGCATCTGGCAATACGACAATCTTAATCTTTGCTTTGGCGATTATCTTGGTGTCATTATTATTGGCGGCCCTTTATGAGAGTTGGTCTGTACCGTTTTCAGTACTGTTGGCCTTGCCATTGGGTGCATTTGGTGCGATATTGGCCCTGACCTTCCTGCCTAAGCTTGACAATAACGTATATGCGCAGATTGGTTTGGTGACCTTGATCGGCCTTGCTGCCAAAAACGCCATCTTGATCGTGGAATTTGCCAAGGAGCGTGTGGACGCAGGTATGCCATTATTGGCCGCGACCATTGAGGCTGTTAAGCTGCGGTTGAGGCCGATCGTGATGACCTCACTGGCATTTATTCTTGGTGTGGTGCCACTGGCACTTTCCAATGGGGCTGGAGCCGTGGCCAGACAAACGATCGGCTGGACGGTGATCGGTGGGATGCTTGCCGCTACCTTCCTCGCGATTTTTGTGGTGCCTGTACTTTATGTGGTAATTACAAAAATTGCCTACGGCAGCAAAAAATTGAAAGAGTTGGAAGAACAATATCAGGCTGAGTCCTGA